A genomic segment from Desulfonatronum lacustre DSM 10312 encodes:
- a CDS encoding deoxyribodipyrimidine photo-lyase — protein sequence MSRTQRVHPARVTGLNQITETPGGPVVYWMSRDQRVRDNWALLFAANLALEREVPLVVVFCLSPSFLGATIRQYGFMLNGLTEVEANLRRRGIPFVLRLGDVPLILLDMLRGFNARVLVTDFDPLRVKRAWKQDVLANLTIPFFEVDAHNIVPCREVSPKQEYAARTLRPKIHRKLDEFLTPFPEVPAFPAPPSADAFNKATDWGAVRKRLQVNSDVAEVDWLRPGERGGEEVFRKFLEHRLDAYSQRNDPNAPVLSNLSPYLHFGQISAQRVAWEVLRSSASTESREAFLEELIVRRELADNFCWYNQAYDRVEGFPDWARKTLDKHRADKRDYIYDLHTFETGATHDPLWNAAQREMTETGKMHGYMRMYWAKKILEWTPSPEEAVKIAILLNDTYELDGRDPNGYAGIAWSIGGVHDRPWFERSIFGQIRYMSATGCARKFDVPEYIRRFSPENETVIP from the coding sequence ATGAGCCGGACTCAAAGAGTCCATCCCGCCCGCGTCACGGGGCTCAACCAGATCACCGAGACCCCAGGCGGCCCGGTCGTCTACTGGATGAGCCGGGATCAGCGGGTCCGGGACAATTGGGCCTTGCTCTTCGCCGCGAACCTGGCCCTGGAGCGCGAGGTCCCGCTGGTCGTGGTCTTTTGCCTGTCGCCTTCCTTTCTGGGGGCGACCATTCGCCAGTACGGATTCATGCTCAACGGCCTAACCGAGGTGGAAGCGAACCTGCGCCGCCGCGGTATCCCTTTCGTACTCCGGCTGGGGGATGTTCCTCTGATTCTGCTGGACATGCTTCGTGGGTTCAATGCCCGTGTCCTGGTCACGGATTTCGATCCGTTGCGTGTCAAACGGGCTTGGAAACAGGACGTACTGGCGAATCTGACCATTCCGTTCTTTGAAGTGGATGCCCATAACATCGTGCCCTGCCGGGAGGTCTCCCCAAAGCAGGAGTACGCGGCCCGGACCCTCCGTCCCAAGATTCACCGCAAGCTGGATGAGTTTCTGACGCCGTTTCCCGAGGTTCCCGCCTTCCCCGCGCCACCCTCGGCGGATGCCTTCAACAAGGCCACGGACTGGGGCGCTGTCAGAAAGCGTCTCCAGGTGAACAGCGACGTGGCGGAAGTGGATTGGCTCCGCCCGGGCGAACGCGGTGGGGAGGAGGTGTTCCGGAAATTTCTGGAGCATCGTCTGGACGCGTACTCCCAACGTAACGACCCCAACGCTCCGGTGCTCTCCAACCTGTCCCCTTACCTGCATTTCGGCCAGATATCGGCCCAGCGCGTCGCGTGGGAGGTGTTGCGCTCATCGGCATCCACCGAGTCCAGAGAAGCCTTTCTGGAGGAACTGATCGTCCGCCGGGAATTGGCGGACAATTTTTGCTGGTATAACCAAGCCTATGACCGGGTGGAAGGTTTTCCGGACTGGGCCCGGAAAACCTTGGACAAGCATCGCGCGGACAAGCGGGATTACATCTACGATCTTCATACTTTCGAAACCGGTGCCACCCATGATCCGCTCTGGAACGCGGCCCAGCGGGAAATGACCGAGACCGGAAAGATGCACGGCTACATGCGCATGTACTGGGCCAAGAAAATCCTGGAGTGGACCCCGTCCCCGGAGGAGGCCGTGAAGATCGCCATCCTGCTCAACGACACCTACGAACTGGACGGACGGGATCCCAACGGTTACGCCGGTATTGCCTGGAGCATCGGAGGCGTGCATGATCGGCCCTGGTTCGAGCGGTCGATTTTCGGACAGATCCGCTACATGAGCGCTACCGGCTGCGCCCGTAAGTTCGATGTTCCGGAATACATCCGCCGGTTTTCTCCTGAGAATGAAACCGTGATCCCGTGA
- a CDS encoding polysaccharide deacetylase family protein: MNKNYTSLNRMRDVFQNGVPVLTYHQIRSCPWKARIRGLYVSPRVLNRQLAELRTAGFSFVDLPASFAPDNAQKNAVLTFDDGYSNVLENAAPILKRHQAPAMLYIVAGMLGKTNVWDTVHGEVVGSLMNKEQIREWLDQGFRIGSHTMTHPHLPAIPRRQAMQEIDGSRKMLEDTFQVPVLSFCYPYGEVTPQIVECVRQAGYQTAVTLDPGVNGHGQDPFLIKRFGVRRPMNPLKRLSRLMRGKEID, translated from the coding sequence ATGAACAAAAACTATACCTCACTCAACCGGATGCGCGATGTTTTTCAAAACGGCGTTCCGGTTCTGACCTATCATCAGATCCGCTCTTGTCCATGGAAAGCCCGTATCCGAGGACTTTACGTCAGTCCGAGAGTACTCAACCGTCAGCTCGCGGAACTGAGGACCGCAGGATTTTCTTTTGTGGACCTGCCTGCCTCGTTTGCCCCGGACAATGCCCAAAAAAACGCCGTCCTGACCTTTGACGACGGCTATTCCAATGTTTTGGAGAATGCCGCCCCGATTCTCAAACGGCATCAGGCCCCGGCCATGCTCTATATCGTGGCCGGGATGCTCGGCAAGACCAATGTTTGGGATACTGTCCATGGGGAAGTCGTCGGTTCCTTGATGAACAAAGAACAGATCCGGGAGTGGCTGGACCAAGGCTTCAGGATCGGCTCGCACACCATGACCCATCCCCATCTGCCCGCAATCCCGCGCCGCCAAGCCATGCAGGAAATTGACGGCTCGCGCAAGATGCTTGAAGATACTTTTCAGGTCCCGGTACTGTCCTTTTGTTATCCATATGGAGAGGTTACGCCTCAGATTGTCGAATGTGTCCGGCAGGCGGGATACCAGACCGCAGTCACCTTGGATCCGGGAGTGAACGGTCACGGCCAAGACCCATTCCTGATCAAGAGGTTCGGGGTTCGCAGGCCGATGAATCCACTGAAACGACTTTCGCGGCTGATGCGTGGCAAAGAGATTGATTAA
- a CDS encoding glycosyltransferase family 4 protein, producing the protein MRILHVNAGRNWGGKESRLLTEMEWLVHNGHEVLLVCEPDSQLYIVGRGRGLPVRALRMRKRHNIGAALSLRRIARMFDPDVVNIHTGVDAYLCASMKLCGRPTVRMQNIHVSGRQKVSTRLSYRLFCHRIICPTTILQRTLISEFGFAPDRIDIIPDGVDVVKFHPDYDRQRFRDALQIKDDQILVGMVSMLRPEKGHHLFLQAAKMILAKRTDCRFVMVGSPTNDARSVLAEIQETIRQCCGSLDPTNPIVHLDFREDIPEVLCALDIFVQPSRYEAQGLAIAEAMACRTAVVATNVGGIPERVRHDQTGLLTEPANPDDLAGQIELLADNPSLRAKLAENGHTLLREQGTLDQTMQKTLASYAQAARQVRGGTPHTEMIRLQDLTPAHLPVRRSAGRAR; encoded by the coding sequence GTGCGTATTTTACATGTGAATGCCGGACGTAACTGGGGGGGCAAGGAATCCCGGTTGCTTACGGAAATGGAGTGGTTGGTCCATAACGGCCATGAAGTTCTTTTGGTCTGTGAACCGGACTCTCAGCTTTACATCGTCGGCCGCGGCAGGGGCCTGCCCGTGCGGGCTTTGCGGATGCGCAAACGGCATAATATTGGGGCGGCGTTAAGTCTGCGTCGTATTGCCCGGATGTTCGACCCGGATGTTGTCAACATTCATACCGGCGTGGACGCCTATCTGTGCGCTTCCATGAAACTATGCGGTCGGCCCACTGTGCGCATGCAGAACATTCATGTCAGCGGCCGCCAAAAAGTTTCCACGCGCTTGAGCTATCGCCTTTTCTGCCACCGGATCATCTGTCCAACCACGATTCTCCAACGCACCCTGATTTCCGAGTTTGGCTTCGCCCCGGACAGGATCGACATCATCCCGGACGGCGTTGATGTTGTAAAATTTCATCCTGATTATGACAGGCAGCGGTTTCGGGATGCATTACAGATCAAGGACGATCAAATACTGGTGGGGATGGTCTCCATGCTGCGCCCTGAAAAAGGGCATCATCTTTTTCTGCAAGCCGCAAAAATGATCCTGGCCAAAAGAACCGACTGCAGGTTTGTCATGGTCGGCTCGCCCACCAATGATGCACGCTCGGTTCTCGCGGAAATTCAGGAGACCATTCGACAATGCTGCGGCAGCCTTGATCCGACCAATCCGATCGTGCATCTGGACTTTCGCGAGGATATTCCAGAAGTTCTCTGCGCCCTGGACATCTTTGTCCAACCTTCACGCTATGAAGCTCAGGGCTTGGCCATTGCCGAAGCCATGGCCTGCCGAACAGCGGTCGTGGCGACAAATGTCGGCGGCATTCCGGAACGGGTCCGGCACGACCAAACAGGTCTGCTGACCGAACCGGCCAACCCGGATGATCTCGCGGGGCAAATTGAACTCCTTGCGGACAATCCCAGCCTGCGGGCCAAGCTGGCGGAAAATGGTCATACCCTGCTCCGTGAGCAAGGAACCCTGGACCAGACCATGCAAAAGACTCTGGCATCGTATGCCCAAGCCGCCAGACAGGTTCGGGGGGGGACACCGCATACCGAAATGATCAGGTTGCAAGATCTTACCCCTGCCCACCTCCCGGTCCGGCGAAGCGCAGGCAGAGCGCGGTGA
- a CDS encoding SpoIIE family protein phosphatase — MFHSLKTKIFLLVSVILALVAVFVLYFTDRDVKQAMFEAEQRSARNVLELVELNIQSGYRDLVRSRVDAVNAHRRALRGLTMVARTTLDEIFTMSDLSGEARARAESRALDWLSRPRLAEEGEFIVFDAQGTLLAHSDPDARGGDLNLLRDIKGSPMAEAVNSEARRLGEISSMFYWTWTGHGQPIKKFGWFVHYPPTDWIIGAAVDIDELEQEGERKLEELLNNLRANFSKIRIAQSGSVILFNAQGEVLIGPEDNNLDPGTAINALTGKPLLDELKGLAAARDRLSMRFVPQAADAAGHIREQEVFCGYFRALGWYVAALTYVDEVEAPARNLVARLSGIILAVLLAGLVLGLVLAGRIAKPLNALADYAKALPETDFTAQEVQDQSAAIRHLPQRHKDEVGRLATALMFMEGSLRENIRSLIETTAANERIEGELNVAREIQLGLLPKTFPPFPERREFDLFATLKSAKEVGGDLYDFFFMDEDHICFAVGDVSGKGVPAALFMAITRTLLRTAGARDRDPGPIMEIMNNDLAPDNPNSMFVTLFVGVLNTRTGRLLFANGGHNKPVIKNHDGVRFLEGRSGPMVGAVEDIPYNTLEIDLAPGEMIFLYTDGITEAMDEELAVYSDERLLTTMEAAPIVSAEQTIQVVLEDVALHVGAAQQSDDITALCLRFAGPGGGQG; from the coding sequence GTGTTTCATTCCCTGAAAACGAAAATTTTCTTGCTGGTCAGCGTCATTCTGGCCCTGGTGGCCGTGTTCGTCCTCTACTTCACCGACCGGGACGTGAAGCAGGCCATGTTCGAGGCGGAACAGCGCAGCGCCCGCAACGTGCTGGAACTGGTGGAACTGAACATCCAAAGCGGATACCGGGATCTGGTGCGCAGCCGGGTGGACGCGGTCAACGCCCACCGCCGCGCCCTGCGCGGCTTGACCATGGTCGCACGAACCACGCTGGACGAGATATTTACCATGTCCGACCTGTCGGGGGAAGCCCGCGCCAGGGCTGAATCCCGAGCCCTGGACTGGTTGAGCCGCCCTCGTCTGGCCGAGGAGGGGGAGTTCATCGTTTTCGATGCCCAAGGCACACTTCTGGCTCACTCGGATCCGGACGCCCGAGGCGGTGACTTGAACCTGCTCCGGGATATCAAGGGCAGTCCGATGGCTGAAGCCGTGAACTCGGAAGCGCGGCGTCTGGGCGAGATTTCCAGCATGTTTTATTGGACCTGGACCGGGCACGGCCAGCCGATAAAGAAATTCGGGTGGTTTGTCCATTATCCCCCCACGGATTGGATCATCGGCGCTGCCGTGGACATCGATGAGTTGGAGCAGGAAGGTGAGCGCAAGTTGGAGGAACTGCTGAACAACCTGCGGGCCAATTTCAGCAAGATCCGGATTGCCCAGTCGGGTTCCGTGATCCTGTTCAACGCCCAGGGCGAAGTGCTCATCGGGCCGGAGGATAACAACTTAGATCCGGGCACGGCCATCAACGCCCTGACCGGCAAGCCGCTGTTGGATGAGCTGAAGGGCTTGGCTGCGGCCAGGGATCGCTTATCCATGCGCTTTGTACCGCAAGCTGCGGACGCCGCGGGCCATATCCGCGAGCAGGAAGTCTTTTGCGGCTATTTCCGGGCCTTGGGCTGGTATGTCGCGGCCCTGACCTACGTGGACGAGGTGGAGGCGCCGGCCCGGAACCTCGTGGCCAGGTTGTCCGGGATCATCCTGGCAGTGCTTCTGGCCGGGCTGGTGTTAGGGTTGGTGTTGGCCGGGCGGATCGCCAAGCCGTTGAACGCCCTGGCGGACTACGCCAAGGCCCTGCCGGAAACCGATTTCACGGCCCAGGAGGTTCAGGACCAATCCGCGGCCATTCGCCATTTGCCTCAACGACACAAGGACGAAGTGGGGCGTCTGGCCACGGCCTTGATGTTCATGGAAGGGTCGCTGCGCGAGAACATCAGGTCGCTCATCGAAACCACGGCGGCCAACGAGCGGATCGAAGGCGAGCTGAACGTGGCCCGGGAAATCCAGCTCGGGCTGCTGCCCAAGACTTTTCCACCCTTTCCCGAGCGCCGGGAGTTCGATCTGTTCGCCACGCTGAAGTCCGCCAAGGAAGTCGGCGGGGATCTCTACGATTTCTTCTTCATGGACGAGGACCACATTTGTTTTGCCGTGGGCGACGTCTCGGGCAAGGGCGTGCCCGCGGCCCTGTTCATGGCCATCACCCGAACCCTGCTGCGCACCGCTGGTGCCAGGGATCGCGATCCCGGCCCAATCATGGAAATCATGAACAACGACCTGGCCCCGGATAATCCCAATTCCATGTTCGTGACCCTGTTCGTTGGCGTTCTGAACACCCGCACCGGGCGGTTGCTTTTCGCCAATGGCGGGCACAACAAGCCGGTGATTAAAAACCATGACGGGGTGCGCTTTCTGGAAGGCCGGAGCGGTCCCATGGTCGGTGCCGTGGAGGACATCCCCTACAATACCTTGGAAATTGACCTGGCCCCTGGCGAGATGATTTTTCTGTACACGGACGGGATCACCGAGGCCATGGACGAGGAACTGGCCGTGTATTCGGACGAGCGCCTGCTGACCACGATGGAGGCCGCTCCCATTGTCTCCGCGGAACAGACCATCCAGGTCGTGTTGGAGGACGTGGCCCTGCATGTGGGCGCGGCCCAGCAATCCGACGACATCACCGCGCTCTGCCTGCGCTTCGCCGGACCGGGAGGTGGGCAGGGGTAA
- the alr gene encoding alanine racemase, with the protein MPTTPMPQPASCPDLTAVIHLDRLRSNVALVRARVPAHVQLMAVVKCDAYGHGAIPIARALKQCAVDQLVVGSITEGIALRQAGLSGPILVFSDPLHPDLQDALTHELTLTVADEPFAARLARLRARPGQVVAVHLKVDTGLFRFGVDPGRAGPVMADLAKMPHVRVEGVYSHLSSTFHDDAASNASTRCQIKAFEVVCEHLEEQGLLPQMVHLGSSTGLLGFPDELCSTRFNALRVGTLFYGFLERSNTWTNRPRPIAELTTRILQVRAVRAGVHVGYHRAHRMAHDGRIAVIHGGYTQGLHGDLAGNFQPLVQGRPAMLLGKPALAQSLLDVSHAPRVQPGDEVLLAGEAVNMRTVGQALGRSTWELLAPMLQAARKIYPQS; encoded by the coding sequence TTGCCCACCACTCCCATGCCCCAGCCTGCTTCCTGCCCGGACCTGACCGCCGTCATTCACCTGGACCGCCTACGGTCCAACGTGGCGCTGGTCCGCGCCCGGGTTCCGGCCCATGTCCAACTGATGGCCGTGGTCAAATGCGACGCGTACGGCCACGGCGCAATACCCATCGCCCGGGCGCTCAAGCAGTGCGCGGTTGATCAGCTGGTAGTCGGCTCGATCACGGAAGGCATTGCCCTGCGCCAGGCCGGTCTCTCCGGCCCGATCCTCGTTTTCAGCGATCCCTTGCACCCGGACTTGCAGGACGCATTGACGCATGAGCTGACCCTGACCGTGGCGGATGAGCCGTTCGCGGCCCGGCTGGCCCGGTTGCGGGCCCGTCCCGGCCAGGTCGTCGCGGTGCATCTCAAGGTGGATACCGGCCTGTTCCGGTTCGGGGTCGACCCGGGCCGGGCCGGGCCGGTGATGGCCGACCTCGCAAAAATGCCCCATGTTCGGGTCGAGGGCGTGTACAGCCATCTGTCCTCCACCTTTCACGACGACGCAGCGAGCAACGCATCCACCCGATGCCAGATCAAGGCCTTCGAGGTGGTCTGTGAACACTTGGAGGAGCAAGGCCTGCTGCCGCAGATGGTCCACCTTGGAAGCTCCACCGGCCTGCTGGGCTTTCCCGACGAACTTTGTTCCACCCGGTTCAACGCCCTGCGGGTGGGCACGCTGTTCTACGGCTTCCTGGAGCGGTCCAACACCTGGACGAACCGCCCCCGGCCCATTGCCGAGCTGACCACGCGGATCTTGCAGGTCCGCGCGGTCCGGGCCGGCGTCCACGTCGGATATCATCGCGCCCACCGGATGGCCCACGACGGACGGATAGCGGTGATCCACGGCGGCTATACCCAGGGCCTGCACGGCGATCTGGCCGGGAATTTCCAGCCTTTGGTCCAGGGTCGGCCCGCCATGCTGCTCGGCAAACCGGCCCTGGCCCAATCCCTGCTTGACGTCAGCCATGCCCCCCGGGTTCAACCCGGCGACGAAGTGCTCCTGGCCGGGGAAGCGGTGAACATGCGCACCGTCGGCCAAGCCTTGGGCCGATCTACCTGGGAACTGCTCGCCCCGATGCTCCAGGCCGCCCGCAAAATCTATCCGCAATCCTGA
- a CDS encoding MFS transporter has protein sequence MRDTQKITLIAILILLLSQAFMIVLVANSFEKIHVASELARYVVPQKDFKRQVEGALRFGKPLDNLLGMDKLLARSAESYDDLTNIAVYSAHGDFLYSLRPIDQFPAFPDLPPGAQSKTISLADPLLDARETPEAYQIAMPLFGPGQSWMGGESPSVLAGTVVFAFSKQNIRDGVRLFWQQRLFYGLAISAAAALALFLLLRQIRGGDMTALRRKIFVRVLLVTILAQLAFSGLSAHQFHHNHVRVLTERVQAQLDLLRQEVERVLARGITLERVSRMDEYLLEILENNPEVTRLVLHDAQGAPLAQAQDQAAEETGRPSWFLSAADLTIVLPVTGPTPDIQVGSLRATLNANVLLAVLWKILVDSLTVALIASLFIVEQIYFMVSRIKERPEENRPLNTERENLDTLLLARFAAFAFLFAFALPVSFVPLQMRELYTPMWGLPRDMVLGLPISLEMLCALLASLIAGATADSRGWRPPFLAGVLVTAAGLFFCSQAETGLQYILARGVCGLGYGLSWMSLQTFLFTQSTPSTRAQGSSHFVAGIFSGHICGTALGGILAERMGFNAVFLVGAMLMTCSLVLFYLFMRRIPDQVGQGPTVLVKPRALLRYLTNRNTFALIFCCVIPFSICQVGLLFFATPLYLDQLGVNQSDIGRVLMIYGLSVVYLAPQISKIVDRQERKMPFIAVGGLIGGLGLALLFVHQGFMAVMAAIFLLGVASSIGSSAQTAFALKSRATQELGPGKAMAIQRAMDKLGQMLGPLLLGLLMSGVSIAQGLVVLGLGYMLLSGLFLVLARERESDG, from the coding sequence ATGCGCGACACCCAAAAAATCACCCTCATCGCGATCCTGATCCTGCTCCTGTCCCAGGCTTTCATGATCGTGCTGGTGGCCAATTCCTTCGAAAAAATCCACGTGGCCTCGGAACTGGCCCGATACGTCGTGCCCCAGAAGGATTTTAAGCGCCAGGTGGAGGGCGCGTTGCGCTTCGGCAAGCCCCTGGACAACCTGCTGGGCATGGACAAGCTGCTGGCCCGATCCGCGGAGAGTTACGACGATCTGACGAATATCGCGGTCTATTCCGCGCACGGCGATTTTTTGTACAGCCTGCGTCCCATTGATCAGTTCCCGGCGTTTCCGGATCTCCCCCCAGGCGCACAAAGCAAGACCATTTCCCTGGCCGATCCCCTGCTGGATGCCCGGGAAACCCCGGAAGCCTATCAAATTGCCATGCCCCTCTTTGGGCCGGGACAATCCTGGATGGGTGGCGAAAGCCCTTCTGTTTTGGCCGGAACCGTTGTCTTCGCCTTTTCCAAGCAAAACATCCGCGATGGCGTGCGGCTGTTTTGGCAGCAGCGCCTATTCTACGGACTGGCCATCTCCGCCGCCGCGGCCCTGGCCCTGTTCCTGCTCCTGCGCCAGATCCGGGGGGGGGATATGACCGCCCTGCGCCGGAAGATTTTCGTCCGCGTGCTGCTGGTCACGATTCTGGCCCAGCTCGCCTTTTCCGGCCTGAGCGCCCACCAATTCCACCATAACCATGTCCGCGTGCTGACGGAACGGGTTCAGGCCCAACTGGACCTGTTGCGCCAGGAGGTGGAGCGGGTTCTGGCTCGGGGGATCACCCTGGAACGGGTTAGCCGGATGGACGAATACCTGTTGGAAATTCTGGAGAACAATCCGGAAGTGACGAGGTTGGTTCTGCACGACGCGCAAGGTGCTCCCCTGGCCCAGGCCCAGGACCAGGCCGCAGAGGAAACGGGACGTCCATCGTGGTTTTTGTCCGCCGCCGACTTGACCATCGTCCTGCCCGTGACGGGACCGACCCCGGACATCCAGGTTGGCAGCCTTCGCGCCACGTTAAACGCCAACGTCCTGCTCGCCGTGCTTTGGAAAATCCTGGTGGACTCGCTGACCGTGGCCCTGATCGCCTCGCTGTTCATCGTGGAGCAGATCTATTTTATGGTCAGCCGGATCAAGGAACGTCCCGAAGAAAACCGCCCCCTCAACACGGAACGGGAGAACCTGGACACCCTGTTACTGGCCCGATTCGCGGCCTTCGCGTTCCTGTTCGCCTTTGCCCTGCCCGTCTCCTTCGTGCCGCTGCAAATGCGCGAGCTGTACACTCCGATGTGGGGCCTGCCCAGGGACATGGTTCTCGGGCTGCCCATTTCCCTGGAAATGCTTTGCGCCCTGCTGGCCTCCCTGATTGCCGGGGCGACAGCGGACAGCCGGGGCTGGCGGCCACCGTTCCTGGCCGGGGTGCTGGTCACGGCCGCGGGGCTCTTTTTCTGCTCCCAGGCCGAAACCGGCCTGCAGTATATTCTGGCCCGCGGGGTCTGCGGCCTGGGCTACGGCCTGTCCTGGATGTCCCTGCAAACCTTTCTCTTCACCCAATCCACCCCCTCCACCCGGGCCCAGGGGAGTTCCCATTTCGTGGCCGGGATTTTTTCCGGACATATCTGCGGTACGGCCCTGGGCGGAATCTTGGCGGAACGGATGGGCTTCAACGCGGTGTTTCTGGTCGGGGCGATGCTGATGACCTGTTCGCTGGTCCTCTTTTACCTGTTCATGCGCCGGATTCCGGACCAGGTCGGACAGGGCCCCACGGTTCTGGTCAAACCGCGGGCCCTGCTGCGCTACCTGACCAACCGGAACACCTTTGCCCTGATTTTTTGCTGCGTGATCCCCTTTTCCATTTGCCAAGTGGGGCTGCTCTTCTTCGCCACGCCGCTGTATCTGGACCAACTGGGCGTGAACCAGTCGGACATTGGCCGGGTGTTGATGATCTATGGTCTGTCCGTGGTCTACTTGGCCCCCCAGATCAGCAAGATCGTGGACCGCCAGGAACGGAAAATGCCGTTCATCGCCGTGGGCGGCCTGATCGGGGGGCTGGGCCTGGCCCTGCTCTTCGTGCACCAGGGCTTCATGGCGGTGATGGCGGCCATTTTCCTGCTCGGCGTGGCCAGCAGCATCGGCTCCTCGGCCCAGACCGCCTTTGCCCTGAAATCGCGCGCCACCCAGGAGCTGGGCCCGGGCAAGGCCATGGCCATCCAGCGGGCCATGGACAAGCTCGGTCAGATGCTGGGCCCGCTTCTGCTGGGTCTGCTCATGTCCGGCGTCAGCATTGCCCAGGGGCTCGTGGTCCTGGGCCTGGGCTACATGCTCCTGTCCGGGCTATTCCTCGTGCTGGCCCGGGAGCGGGAGTCCGATGGATGA
- a CDS encoding glutamate-cysteine ligase family protein — translation MMDGKSEPMAATGTDHFSLGVELEMPTADASTGATHPVRGFFANLAHILADQGLTQGLATQPLHGNGREYGLRSPRGVHSIDNGFNNLESSLGPVAAGESSLDTLAVMIRREIRDVSAALAREGAMLVNFSEHPDVVVDEDFYFAHRAPKALYDYQILHRGWNHMSGFDAKAQNSPSTGLDFSQAVSGLNCLIALAPAFIALYANSPFEAGVLTPNKENRLTIWPRQLDCSRMPGDRKLHRAPVRPFRNMADYLTWMFGPDTQMWFAEHRGQGKSISQALLAPGDPPLLDFLRGGPRWVVPYGPGNAKIVTPSIRHLEDHQFTQYGDCRLRYAFADPPPELERFLALLDEQPDQLETFFQDHTAYCYLEGRAAGATFADQELLDLAGEEVGASAAVSPSALQYGLLRDLDRTKRLVAGHAWSEWIGLREQAVRSALDGEFGGITLRRVCAAVLEIAGNALAADQAWTLAYPLWVLRTGKTGADRALARFARSSGPPTQRLRELILTRRVIPV, via the coding sequence ATGATGGACGGGAAGAGTGAGCCCATGGCCGCAACGGGAACTGACCATTTCAGTCTGGGCGTGGAGCTGGAAATGCCCACGGCTGATGCCTCCACCGGCGCGACCCATCCGGTGCGCGGCTTTTTCGCCAACCTGGCCCACATCCTCGCGGACCAGGGCCTGACCCAGGGCCTGGCCACGCAGCCCCTGCACGGCAACGGGCGGGAATACGGCTTGCGCAGCCCGCGCGGCGTGCACTCCATAGACAACGGTTTCAACAATCTGGAAAGCTCCCTGGGCCCCGTGGCCGCCGGAGAAAGCAGCCTCGACACCCTGGCCGTGATGATCCGCCGGGAAATCCGGGACGTCAGCGCGGCCCTGGCCCGGGAAGGGGCCATGCTGGTCAATTTCAGCGAGCATCCCGACGTGGTGGTGGACGAGGACTTCTACTTCGCGCACCGGGCGCCCAAGGCCCTCTACGACTACCAGATTCTGCACCGCGGTTGGAACCATATGTCCGGGTTCGACGCCAAGGCCCAGAACAGCCCCAGCACGGGGCTGGATTTCAGCCAGGCCGTCAGCGGCCTGAATTGCCTGATCGCCCTGGCCCCGGCCTTCATCGCCCTGTATGCCAATAGTCCGTTCGAAGCCGGCGTCCTCACCCCGAACAAGGAAAACCGGCTGACCATCTGGCCGCGCCAGTTGGATTGCTCCCGAATGCCCGGCGACCGCAAGCTGCATCGAGCACCCGTTCGGCCCTTTCGGAATATGGCGGACTATCTGACGTGGATGTTCGGCCCGGACACCCAGATGTGGTTCGCCGAACATCGTGGCCAGGGCAAAAGCATCAGCCAGGCCTTGCTCGCGCCCGGCGATCCGCCCCTGCTGGATTTTTTGCGCGGCGGTCCGCGCTGGGTCGTGCCCTATGGACCGGGAAACGCCAAAATCGTGACGCCTTCCATCCGCCACCTGGAAGACCACCAGTTCACCCAGTACGGCGACTGCCGGTTGCGGTACGCTTTTGCCGACCCACCGCCGGAACTGGAGCGTTTCCTGGCCCTGCTCGACGAACAGCCAGACCAACTGGAGACCTTTTTTCAGGACCACACGGCGTACTGCTACCTGGAAGGCCGCGCCGCCGGGGCCACCTTCGCGGACCAGGAACTGCTGGACCTGGCCGGAGAGGAGGTCGGCGCCTCGGCAGCCGTATCGCCCAGTGCGCTGCAATATGGATTGTTGCGGGATTTGGACCGGACCAAACGGCTGGTGGCCGGCCATGCCTGGTCGGAGTGGATCGGCCTGCGGGAGCAGGCCGTGCGCAGTGCCCTGGACGGAGAGTTTGGAGGGATCACGCTGCGCCGGGTCTGCGCGGCTGTCCTGGAAATCGCCGGCAACGCCTTGGCCGCGGACCAAGCCTGGACCCTGGCCTATCCGCTCTGGGTGTTGCGGACCGGAAAAACCGGAGCGGACCGGGCCCTGGCCCGATTTGCGCGAAGCAGCGGCCCGCCGACACAGCGCCTGCGCGAGCTGATTCTGACCCGCCGGGTGATTCCGGTCTGA